A window of the Euzebya pacifica genome harbors these coding sequences:
- a CDS encoding TrkH family potassium uptake protein: protein MLIRPDAGDFRLILLYTSRVVYGVGLAMLVPAAVAVAFGERMDAWSFVLAASLAIGIGRLSEMFLQTRRPLNTSHALASVASSWLVVPLFGALPLVLSGHYVSYLDAYFEAMSGFATIGLTLANDLDHMSRSVNLWRHLMQFIGGQGIVVIVLTAFSSGAARLGTLYSGEGREDVILPNIVRTARFIWRVALVYGVIGTGVLWAALIAAGLGVGEGLYHGVNLFMAAFDTGGFSTQSSSVAFYRSQLVETVLLVIMTAGAFSFALHYQLWQGRRRELLANTETRTVFLSTLLLLAIAALGLARTETFTGFFELYRHTLFQVVSAHTTTGLATVPGRLFVTDWGALAPASIVAAMAIGGMAGSTAGGIKGIRLGVVLKGLKADVRRVLLPENAVVMETYHAGVRKIVQGPQVRDAALLLLLWLGLYLVGALVGLFYGYPLELSLFESTAAASSGGLSIGIVRPDLETPLKLVYIAQMVVGRLEFIAVFALIGYAVSVVRGKV, encoded by the coding sequence GTGCTGATCAGGCCCGACGCCGGTGACTTCCGGCTGATCCTGCTCTACACCTCACGCGTGGTGTACGGGGTGGGCCTCGCCATGCTCGTGCCGGCGGCCGTGGCCGTTGCCTTCGGGGAACGCATGGACGCGTGGAGCTTCGTGCTCGCCGCCTCCCTGGCGATCGGCATCGGGCGCCTCTCGGAGATGTTCCTGCAGACCAGGCGACCGCTGAACACCTCCCATGCGCTGGCATCCGTGGCGTCCTCCTGGCTGGTGGTGCCGCTCTTCGGTGCCCTGCCCCTGGTCCTCAGCGGGCACTACGTCAGCTACCTGGATGCCTACTTCGAGGCGATGTCGGGGTTCGCCACCATCGGGTTGACGCTGGCCAACGACCTGGACCACATGTCCCGTAGCGTCAACCTGTGGCGCCACCTCATGCAGTTCATCGGCGGCCAGGGCATCGTCGTCATCGTCCTGACGGCGTTCTCCTCCGGCGCGGCACGCCTCGGGACGCTGTACTCCGGCGAGGGGCGCGAGGACGTCATCCTGCCCAACATCGTGCGGACGGCGCGGTTCATCTGGCGGGTCGCGCTGGTCTACGGCGTCATCGGCACCGGGGTGCTGTGGGCGGCGCTCATCGCGGCCGGGCTCGGGGTCGGCGAGGGCCTCTACCACGGCGTCAACCTGTTCATGGCGGCCTTCGACACCGGCGGGTTCTCCACCCAGTCCTCCAGCGTCGCCTTCTACCGCTCGCAGCTCGTCGAGACGGTGCTGCTGGTCATCATGACCGCCGGGGCCTTCAGCTTCGCCCTGCACTACCAGCTGTGGCAGGGACGACGCCGGGAGCTGCTGGCCAACACCGAGACCCGCACCGTCTTCCTGTCCACGCTGCTGCTCCTGGCGATCGCCGCCCTCGGACTGGCCCGCACCGAGACCTTCACCGGGTTCTTCGAGCTGTACCGGCACACGCTGTTCCAGGTCGTCAGCGCCCACACGACGACGGGGCTCGCCACCGTGCCCGGCCGCCTGTTCGTCACCGACTGGGGTGCGTTGGCACCGGCCTCGATCGTGGCGGCGATGGCCATCGGGGGCATGGCCGGTTCCACGGCTGGCGGCATCAAGGGCATCCGCCTCGGCGTGGTGCTCAAGGGCCTCAAGGCCGACGTCCGCCGGGTGCTGCTGCCCGAGAACGCCGTCGTCATGGAGACCTATCACGCCGGGGTGCGCAAGATCGTCCAGGGCCCGCAGGTCCGCGACGCCGCGCTCCTGCTGCTGCTCTGGCTCGGCCTGTACCTCGTCGGCGCGCTCGTCGGGTTGTTCTACGGCTACCCGCTGGAGCTCAGCCTGTTCGAGTCCACCGCCGCTGCGTCCTCGGGGGGCCTCAGCATCGGCATCGTCAGGCCCGACCTGGAGACCCCCCTCAAGCTGGTCTACATCGCCCAGATGGTGGTGGGCCGCCTCGAGTTCATCGCCGTCTTCGCCCTGATCGGCTACGCCGTGTCCGTCGTCAGGGGCAAGGTGTGA
- a CDS encoding NAD-binding protein, whose amino-acid sequence MHIIVGGCGRVGADLAERLSDEGHDVVVIDASDEAFRRIGTTFNGEALVGDITDKEVLSRAGVERADALAAVTPSDNANLMAVQIAKELFDVPNTVARLFNPQREPSYRKMGIRYVPETSMIVSAIRNDLEPESFPVHLSRAEDDVSLVEVLIGDHGRGVSVAEVERDGDARVAKLQRGVRMQIPRLDDRFREGDLVVCAVRRSGERRLRHLLLGRD is encoded by the coding sequence ATGCACATCATCGTTGGAGGTTGCGGGCGCGTTGGCGCCGATCTGGCCGAACGGCTCAGCGACGAGGGCCACGACGTCGTGGTCATCGACGCCAGCGACGAGGCGTTCCGCCGGATCGGCACGACGTTCAACGGCGAGGCCCTGGTCGGTGACATCACCGACAAGGAGGTCCTGTCGCGCGCCGGCGTGGAGCGGGCCGACGCCCTGGCGGCCGTCACGCCGTCGGACAACGCCAACCTGATGGCGGTGCAGATCGCCAAGGAGCTCTTTGACGTCCCCAACACCGTTGCGCGCCTGTTCAACCCACAGCGGGAACCGTCCTATCGCAAGATGGGCATCCGCTACGTGCCCGAGACCTCGATGATCGTCTCGGCCATCCGCAACGACCTCGAACCCGAGTCCTTCCCCGTGCACCTGTCGCGGGCCGAGGACGACGTCTCGCTGGTCGAGGTGCTCATCGGTGACCACGGGCGGGGCGTCTCGGTTGCCGAGGTCGAACGCGACGGCGACGCCCGGGTGGCCAAGCTGCAGCGCGGCGTGCGCATGCAGATCCCCCGGCTCGACGACCGCTTCCGCGAGGGGGACCTCGTCGTCTGCGCCGTCCGGCGCAGCGGTGAACGCCGGTTGCGCCACCTGCTGCTGGGGAGGGACTGA
- a CDS encoding choice-of-anchor B family protein codes for MSRTNTILCALLLLGTLAFANPLQAMWSVAELREHDHKSAAMQGTPSQVLAGVTQPLGAAQCANGQAEVGGIAFDCSDVDLLAFVPVAALGQESYGSAERRIEGSDVWGWTSPSTGDEYVLMGKTNATAFFRIVTDDATGLPTLENLGELPNPATSFSVWKDIKVRGNHAYIVAEASAHGMQVFDLTTLDGLDEAPDRRHTAAAHYRDASNTSHNIVINPDTDWAYIVGGTSGNTVNDVLCGRGGLHFVDITDPAAPASAGCSALDLYVHDAQCVTYHGPDTRFTGRELCFNAAEQWVSVVDVTDKNAPVRLGVFPYTRSSYVHQGWLTEDHRFFLLGDETDEQRFGFNTRTMIFDFEDLTSPQLPVEYFGPTTAIDHNMYTRDGLLYQSNYAAGLRILDTEGLYDGGTLSEIAHFDVFPDHDNASFVGTWSNYPYFEDGVVAVNAYDGLFLLQVDATLLANEAFTPGE; via the coding sequence GTGTCGCGTACCAACACCATCCTCTGTGCCCTGCTCCTGCTGGGCACCCTCGCGTTCGCCAACCCGCTGCAGGCCATGTGGTCCGTCGCGGAGCTGCGCGAGCACGACCACAAGTCCGCTGCCATGCAGGGCACGCCCTCGCAGGTCCTCGCCGGCGTGACCCAGCCGCTGGGCGCCGCGCAGTGCGCCAACGGACAGGCAGAGGTCGGCGGCATCGCCTTCGACTGCTCCGATGTGGACCTGCTGGCGTTCGTGCCGGTCGCTGCGCTCGGCCAGGAGAGCTACGGCTCGGCGGAGAGGCGGATCGAGGGCAGCGACGTGTGGGGCTGGACGTCGCCGTCGACCGGGGACGAGTACGTGCTGATGGGCAAGACCAACGCCACGGCCTTCTTCCGCATCGTCACCGACGACGCCACCGGCCTGCCGACGCTGGAGAACCTCGGCGAGCTGCCCAACCCGGCGACCTCGTTCAGCGTGTGGAAGGACATCAAGGTCCGGGGCAACCACGCCTACATCGTGGCCGAGGCCTCCGCGCACGGCATGCAGGTCTTCGACCTGACCACCCTCGACGGGCTCGACGAGGCCCCCGACCGTCGCCACACCGCCGCGGCCCACTACCGCGACGCGTCCAACACCTCCCACAACATCGTGATCAACCCCGACACCGACTGGGCCTACATCGTGGGCGGCACCTCGGGGAACACCGTCAACGACGTCCTGTGCGGTCGCGGTGGCCTGCACTTCGTCGACATCACCGACCCGGCCGCCCCCGCCTCCGCTGGCTGCTCGGCCCTGGACCTGTACGTCCACGACGCGCAGTGCGTCACCTACCACGGCCCGGACACGCGCTTCACCGGTCGCGAGCTGTGCTTCAACGCCGCCGAGCAGTGGGTCTCCGTCGTCGACGTGACCGACAAGAACGCCCCCGTGCGACTGGGCGTGTTCCCCTACACCCGGTCCAGCTACGTCCACCAGGGCTGGCTGACGGAGGACCACCGCTTCTTCCTCCTCGGCGACGAGACCGACGAGCAGCGGTTCGGGTTCAACACCCGCACGATGATCTTCGACTTCGAGGACCTCACCTCGCCGCAGCTGCCGGTGGAGTACTTCGGCCCGACCACCGCGATCGACCACAACATGTACACACGCGACGGCCTGCTGTACCAGTCCAACTACGCCGCGGGCCTGCGCATCCTCGACACCGAGGGGCTCTACGACGGCGGCACCCTGTCGGAGATCGCCCACTTCGACGTCTTCCCCGACCACGACAACGCCAGCTTCGTCGGGACCTGGTCGAACTACCCGTACTTCGAGGACGGGGTCGTGGCCGTCAACGCCTACGACGGGCTGTTCCTCCTGCAGGTCGACGCGACGCTCCTGGCCAACGAGGCGTTCACGCCCGGCGAGTGA
- a CDS encoding TrkH family potassium uptake protein, translating to MTLTLRPDLGDLATIAQLVARVVAVVSLAMLLPALFGLVNGERDAAAVMVFGAALGLLLSGIAELLLPAVDDVSWGEGMVAAGLSWLVAPLVCALPLYASGYFPTFLHAYFDAMSALTCAGLSVLNDLDHLPDALNLWRHLMQFLGGQGIILVVLTFFAGGGGAVGMYAGEAREDKILPNVRRTARFIWRASLVYFVIGGSALTLALIADGMAPGSAAFHATNLFFAAFDTGGFAPRSSSVGYYHSAAVEGVLIVLMVAGALSFALHYRLWQGDAREMRRNLETRVLAISFTLLSTMMFAGLVTELVHEDFVATLRRGLFQMVSAHSGAGFASVPGTLFSSAWGVLAPGALILAMTIGGMSGSTTGGIKAIRLGLVGKQLARVARQVALPRDAVVVSRYHHLTTHVLNPDVARAATMVLLLFGALYLSGTAVGLFYGYPLEESLFESTSAAAGVGLSVGITSPTMPAPLMATYVGQMYLGRLEFISALALMGYVHSMLRGRR from the coding sequence GTGACGCTCACCCTCAGACCCGACCTCGGCGACCTCGCCACGATCGCACAGCTGGTCGCCCGGGTGGTGGCGGTCGTCTCCCTCGCCATGCTGCTCCCGGCGCTGTTCGGCCTGGTCAACGGCGAACGCGACGCTGCCGCCGTCATGGTGTTCGGCGCCGCGCTCGGCCTGCTGCTCAGCGGGATCGCCGAGCTGCTGCTGCCTGCGGTGGACGACGTCAGCTGGGGCGAGGGCATGGTCGCCGCTGGCCTGTCGTGGCTCGTTGCGCCGTTGGTGTGCGCGCTGCCGCTGTACGCCTCCGGGTACTTCCCGACCTTCCTGCACGCCTACTTCGACGCCATGTCGGCGCTGACGTGCGCCGGCCTGTCGGTCCTCAACGACCTCGACCACCTGCCCGACGCGCTGAACCTGTGGCGCCACCTGATGCAGTTCCTGGGCGGCCAGGGGATCATCCTCGTCGTGCTGACCTTCTTCGCCGGGGGCGGTGGCGCGGTCGGCATGTACGCCGGTGAGGCCCGTGAGGACAAGATCCTGCCCAACGTCCGTCGGACGGCCCGGTTCATCTGGCGCGCCTCGCTGGTCTACTTCGTCATCGGCGGGTCGGCGCTGACGCTGGCGCTGATCGCCGACGGCATGGCGCCGGGGTCGGCCGCCTTCCACGCCACCAACTTGTTCTTCGCCGCGTTCGACACCGGCGGGTTCGCACCCCGGTCCAGCTCGGTCGGCTACTACCACTCCGCCGCGGTCGAGGGAGTGCTGATCGTCCTCATGGTGGCCGGCGCGCTCAGCTTCGCCCTGCACTATCGCCTGTGGCAGGGCGACGCCCGGGAGATGCGACGCAACCTGGAGACCAGGGTGCTGGCCATCAGCTTCACGCTGCTCTCGACGATGATGTTCGCCGGCCTCGTCACCGAGCTCGTCCACGAGGACTTCGTGGCCACCCTCCGGCGTGGGCTGTTCCAGATGGTCAGCGCCCACAGCGGCGCCGGGTTCGCGTCCGTGCCCGGGACGCTGTTCTCCAGCGCCTGGGGCGTCCTGGCACCCGGCGCGCTGATCCTCGCCATGACCATCGGTGGGATGTCGGGGTCGACCACCGGGGGCATCAAGGCCATCCGCCTGGGGCTGGTCGGCAAGCAGCTGGCCCGGGTCGCCCGGCAGGTCGCCCTGCCCCGCGACGCCGTCGTGGTCAGCCGCTACCACCACCTGACCACCCACGTCCTCAACCCGGACGTCGCCCGGGCCGCCACGATGGTGCTGCTGCTGTTCGGGGCGCTCTACCTCTCGGGTACCGCCGTCGGCCTGTTCTACGGCTACCCGCTGGAGGAGTCGCTGTTCGAGTCCACGTCGGCGGCCGCCGGGGTGGGCCTGAGCGTCGGCATCACGTCGCCGACGATGCCGGCCCCGCTGATGGCCACCTACGTCGGGCAGATGTACCTGGGCCGGCTGGAGTTCATCTCCGCGCTCGCGCTGATGGGCTACGTGCACTCGATGCTGCGGGGCAGGCGATGA
- a CDS encoding potassium channel family protein — protein MYAVIAGGGKVGRAIAGDLLAEGNEVAVIEMIPERLEALQQRHDLLVIAGDATDVRYLEQTRLQRADVFVATTRTDDVNYVACQLAKISFDVPRVLSRVNSPRNEALFQTMGIEAVSTTTLISRLIREQATVGELIHLYTLRAGQVNLVEIDVPHDFPGYKRNVSELTLPMESVLVCVFRGEATLIPRGDTRLAAGDQVIALTTPDLEDALRASILDPTAP, from the coding sequence ATGTACGCCGTCATCGCGGGTGGCGGCAAGGTCGGGCGCGCCATCGCCGGCGACCTGCTGGCCGAGGGCAACGAGGTCGCGGTCATCGAGATGATCCCCGAGCGGCTCGAGGCGCTGCAGCAGCGCCACGACCTGCTGGTCATCGCCGGTGATGCCACCGACGTGCGCTACCTCGAGCAGACCCGCCTGCAGCGCGCCGACGTGTTCGTGGCGACCACCCGCACCGACGACGTCAACTACGTCGCCTGCCAGCTGGCCAAGATCTCCTTCGACGTGCCCCGGGTGCTGAGCCGTGTGAACTCCCCCCGCAACGAGGCCCTGTTCCAGACCATGGGCATCGAGGCGGTGTCGACCACGACGTTGATCTCCCGCCTGATCCGCGAGCAGGCCACGGTGGGCGAGCTGATCCACCTCTACACCCTGCGCGCCGGGCAGGTGAACCTCGTGGAGATCGACGTGCCCCACGACTTCCCGGGCTACAAGCGCAACGTCAGCGAGCTGACCCTGCCGATGGAGTCGGTGCTGGTCTGCGTGTTCCGTGGCGAAGCCACCCTGATCCCCCGCGGTGACACCCGCCTGGCGGCCGGCGATCAGGTCATCGCCCTGACGACGCCGGACCTGGAGGACGCGCTGCGCGCATCGATCCTGGATCCCACGGCCCCATGA
- the nth gene encoding endonuclease III, whose translation MPDSTDATTSVPSTGRPLDRDSGKTLRAPVIVERLMEAYEGGVIELDHTSPFELLIATVMSAQSTDKKINEITKTLFVKYRTPEDYLSVPEEELQTDIKSSGFYRQKTKSIRGICQALIEDFDGEVPLRMADLVTLPGVARKTANVVLAGSAPEALLEDPDAGIAVDTHVTRLSKRFGFTRNDDAVKIEKDLMRLFPRQQYGPASLVIILHGRRVCDALRPRCGSCVVEDLCPSSLIAGRRDKAKQARAVGTD comes from the coding sequence ATGCCTGACTCCACCGACGCCACCACCTCCGTGCCCTCGACGGGCCGTCCGCTCGACCGCGACAGCGGCAAGACGTTGCGGGCGCCCGTCATCGTCGAACGCCTGATGGAGGCCTACGAGGGTGGCGTCATCGAGCTGGACCACACCAGCCCTTTCGAGCTGCTGATCGCCACGGTGATGTCGGCGCAGTCGACGGACAAGAAGATCAACGAGATCACCAAGACGCTGTTCGTGAAGTACCGCACCCCCGAGGACTACCTGTCGGTCCCCGAGGAGGAGCTGCAGACCGACATCAAGTCCTCGGGCTTCTACCGGCAGAAGACCAAGTCGATCCGGGGTATCTGCCAGGCGCTGATCGAGGACTTCGACGGCGAAGTGCCCCTGCGGATGGCCGACCTGGTCACCCTGCCCGGGGTGGCCCGCAAGACGGCAAACGTCGTCCTTGCCGGGTCGGCGCCCGAGGCGTTGCTGGAGGACCCCGACGCGGGCATCGCCGTCGACACCCACGTGACCCGGCTGTCCAAGCGGTTCGGCTTCACCCGCAACGACGACGCGGTCAAGATCGAGAAGGACCTGATGCGGCTGTTCCCGCGGCAGCAGTACGGCCCGGCCAGCCTCGTCATCATCCTGCACGGTCGTCGGGTCTGCGACGCGCTGCGTCCCAGGTGCGGCAGCTGCGTGGTCGAGGACCTCTGCCCCTCCTCGCTGATCGCGGGCCGGCGGGACAAGGCCAAGCAGGCACGGGCCGTCGGCACCGACTGA
- a CDS encoding 4-hydroxy-3-methylbut-2-enyl diphosphate reductase has product MTATSPRTVLLAAPRGFCAGVDRAIEIVDIALEHYGAPVYVRHAIVHNTHVVADLESRGAVFVEDEDEVPEGGVIVFSAHGIPPEVRERAAARGLDQIDATCPLVTKVHFEAREYAEKGMSIILIGHEGHQEVVGTMGQAPESINLVETPEDVAELDLPDPTKVAYVSQTTLSVDETTGIIAAIKERYPLARGPKGDDICYATQNRQDATKVLSERSDLVLVVGSENSSNSQRMVEVALGHGAPAAHLIDDATHIDPAWLEGVDTIGLTSGASAPDQLVTGVIDWLQAQDRGAVVERLDVIEEDMHFALPAKLRNLPVVGV; this is encoded by the coding sequence ATGACCGCCACCTCTCCCCGTACCGTCCTGCTGGCCGCCCCGCGCGGGTTCTGCGCCGGTGTCGACAGGGCCATCGAGATCGTCGACATCGCCCTGGAGCACTACGGCGCCCCCGTCTACGTGCGTCACGCGATCGTGCACAACACCCACGTCGTCGCCGACCTCGAGTCCCGCGGCGCGGTGTTCGTCGAGGACGAGGACGAGGTGCCCGAGGGCGGCGTCATCGTGTTCTCCGCCCACGGCATCCCACCGGAGGTGCGCGAACGTGCCGCCGCCCGTGGCCTGGACCAGATCGATGCGACCTGTCCGCTGGTCACCAAGGTCCACTTCGAGGCCCGCGAGTACGCCGAGAAGGGGATGTCGATCATCCTCATCGGCCACGAGGGCCACCAGGAGGTCGTCGGGACGATGGGACAGGCGCCGGAATCCATCAACCTCGTCGAGACCCCCGAGGACGTCGCCGAGCTGGACCTGCCCGACCCCACCAAGGTCGCCTACGTCAGCCAGACGACCCTCAGCGTCGACGAGACCACCGGCATCATCGCCGCCATCAAGGAGCGGTACCCGCTGGCCCGGGGCCCCAAGGGCGACGACATCTGCTACGCCACCCAGAACCGGCAGGACGCCACCAAGGTGCTCAGCGAGCGCAGCGACCTCGTGCTGGTCGTCGGCAGCGAGAACTCCTCCAACTCCCAGCGGATGGTCGAGGTGGCCCTGGGCCACGGCGCCCCGGCTGCCCACCTGATCGACGACGCCACCCACATCGACCCGGCGTGGCTCGAGGGCGTGGACACGATCGGGCTGACCTCCGGCGCCAGCGCGCCCGACCAGCTGGTGACCGGTGTCATCGACTGGCTGCAGGCGCAGGACCGCGGTGCGGTCGTCGAACGCCTCGACGTGATCGAGGAGGACATGCACTTCGCCCTCCCGGCCAAGCTCCGCAACCTGCCGGTCGTCGGGGTCTGA
- a CDS encoding sensor histidine kinase: protein MLRRTRYLLPLAMMLAALIGAAGRSVVWWLVPLLGLAGLGLDALLLRISEERLRGVADQVVKFASDVERPQTLTAEGGREWQRLVQALNDVATVLRDRFEALRDERERVQRVLDAIPASVMLFTDGVLAYANPAATAMFALPEDMVDLTPMRALGVAGLAEAVREVLETDRVVDVAVTRNGRELVANLSRIATNEVAVIVTDLTDIRRVEDMRRDFVANASHELKTPVTGMQALADSLQMAMERDPERARTMAERIQREATRLAQLVRDLLDLTRLEEGADGRGQRRVDVTALAEAQVERARETAERRGILLDFDASPEASVIGYPEDLKVIIGNLVLNAIQYNRDNGRVEVTVRRRGSDVMVRVTDTGIGIPEVDQDRVFERFYRVDKARSRAAGGTGLGLALVRHAVERHKGKVRVASVLGEGSTFTVMLPVDGGTSEG, encoded by the coding sequence ATGCTGCGTCGCACTCGCTACCTCCTGCCGCTGGCGATGATGCTGGCCGCCCTGATCGGGGCGGCCGGCCGTTCTGTCGTGTGGTGGCTCGTGCCGCTGCTCGGCCTTGCCGGGCTCGGGCTGGACGCGTTGCTGCTGCGGATCTCCGAGGAACGACTCCGGGGCGTGGCCGACCAGGTCGTGAAGTTCGCCTCCGACGTGGAGCGGCCTCAGACCCTCACCGCCGAGGGCGGCCGCGAGTGGCAGCGCTTGGTCCAGGCGCTCAACGACGTGGCGACCGTGCTGCGTGACCGCTTCGAGGCGCTTCGCGACGAACGCGAGCGGGTGCAGCGCGTCCTCGACGCCATCCCCGCCTCGGTCATGTTGTTCACCGATGGTGTCCTGGCCTACGCCAACCCCGCCGCGACCGCGATGTTCGCGCTTCCCGAGGACATGGTCGACCTGACGCCCATGCGCGCCCTGGGGGTGGCGGGCCTGGCCGAGGCGGTGCGGGAGGTGCTGGAGACCGATCGCGTCGTCGATGTGGCGGTGACCCGCAACGGGCGCGAGCTGGTGGCCAACCTCAGCCGTATCGCGACCAACGAGGTGGCGGTGATCGTGACCGACCTGACCGACATCCGCCGTGTCGAGGACATGCGTCGCGACTTCGTGGCCAACGCGTCGCACGAACTGAAGACGCCCGTCACCGGCATGCAGGCGCTGGCCGACTCCCTGCAGATGGCCATGGAGCGCGACCCCGAGCGGGCGCGGACCATGGCGGAGCGGATCCAGCGGGAGGCCACCCGGCTGGCCCAGCTCGTCCGGGACCTGCTGGACCTGACGCGCCTGGAGGAGGGGGCGGACGGCCGCGGGCAACGACGGGTCGACGTCACCGCGTTAGCCGAGGCGCAGGTCGAACGCGCCCGCGAGACCGCCGAGCGACGCGGCATCCTGCTGGACTTCGACGCCTCGCCCGAGGCCAGCGTGATCGGCTACCCCGAGGACCTCAAGGTCATCATCGGCAACCTCGTCCTCAACGCCATCCAGTACAACCGCGACAACGGCCGGGTGGAGGTGACGGTTCGACGGCGAGGGTCGGATGTGATGGTGCGCGTCACCGACACGGGCATCGGCATCCCCGAGGTCGATCAGGACCGGGTGTTCGAGCGCTTCTACCGGGTCGACAAGGCACGCAGCCGGGCTGCCGGCGGCACGGGCCTGGGCCTGGCGCTCGTGCGGCACGCGGTCGAGCGGCACAAGGGCAAGGTGCGGGTGGCCAGCGTCCTGGGCGAGGGATCGACGTTCACGGTCATGTTGCCCGTCGACGGCGGGACCTCCGAGGGCTGA
- a CDS encoding ribonuclease D, translating into MPLDRYELIDDQADLASALDWLADLDPIGIDVERADWNRYYRAAALVQIGGDGRVALLDPLRLDDWSPVAAFCAEREVVLHALENDVAPMQALGVDPPVVHDTAIAAALLGMPTGLETLLSEVLGVEMESDKAAMQRADWEKRPLTEEMLVYAAGDVADLPRLWAVLRDKLVEADRWEWYVEELAATIDQPTVEDRRDWTRTKGVGRLDPKARARAKALWEAREDLAKDTDTAPGRIVNDKTLIDLAQKPPKAVRELGRRGVRRQAVRTFGEDIVTALDQGANADPVPVDRNGRRSTDADRELADELRVIRAQVAEEVGLDAGLLCPSRYLLKAVVADPQTPAEFREALGLRDWQWRLLADPFLDALFEPPESEDDPRRD; encoded by the coding sequence ATGCCTCTCGACCGCTACGAACTCATCGACGACCAAGCCGACCTCGCGTCGGCCCTTGACTGGCTTGCCGACCTCGACCCCATCGGGATCGACGTCGAACGCGCCGACTGGAACCGCTACTACCGCGCGGCAGCGCTGGTCCAGATCGGCGGCGACGGACGTGTCGCCCTCCTGGACCCGCTCCGCCTGGACGACTGGTCACCGGTCGCGGCCTTCTGCGCCGAACGCGAGGTCGTCCTGCACGCGCTGGAGAACGACGTGGCGCCCATGCAGGCGCTCGGCGTCGACCCGCCCGTCGTGCACGACACGGCCATCGCCGCTGCCCTGCTCGGCATGCCGACGGGCCTGGAGACCCTCCTCTCGGAGGTCCTCGGCGTGGAGATGGAGTCCGACAAGGCCGCGATGCAGCGCGCCGACTGGGAGAAGCGTCCCCTCACCGAGGAGATGCTGGTCTACGCCGCTGGTGACGTCGCCGACCTTCCCCGCCTGTGGGCGGTCCTGCGCGACAAGCTGGTCGAGGCCGACCGCTGGGAGTGGTACGTCGAGGAGCTCGCCGCCACGATCGACCAGCCAACGGTCGAGGATCGGCGCGACTGGACCCGAACCAAGGGTGTGGGCCGGCTGGACCCGAAGGCGCGCGCCCGGGCGAAGGCGCTGTGGGAGGCCCGTGAGGACCTGGCCAAGGACACCGACACCGCCCCCGGCCGGATCGTCAACGACAAGACGCTGATCGACCTGGCCCAGAAGCCACCCAAGGCCGTCCGCGAGCTGGGTCGACGCGGGGTGCGCCGCCAGGCCGTCCGCACCTTCGGCGAGGACATCGTGACCGCCCTGGATCAGGGTGCGAACGCCGACCCGGTCCCGGTCGACCGCAACGGTCGCCGCTCCACCGACGCCGATCGCGAGCTCGCCGACGAGCTGCGGGTCATCCGCGCGCAGGTCGCCGAGGAGGTCGGGCTGGACGCCGGGCTGCTGTGCCCCAGCCGCTACCTGCTCAAGGCCGTCGTGGCCGACCCCCAGACACCGGCGGAGTTCCGTGAGGCCCTCGGCCTGCGCGACTGGCAGTGGCGCCTGCTGGCTGACCCCTTCCTCGACGCCCTCTTCGAGCCCCCCGAGTCCGAGGACGACCCCCGGCGCGACTGA
- a CDS encoding response regulator: MARSEDSIDVVLLDDEPGDRALILALLEDSAVKVTAAHDALAGLLEGLDRMLAPPDVLLVDLNLPDSTGIGTVESLRTAHPRIPLVVVTGDRLAARDAIVAGADDVVLKDALETDLERAVVHSRQRAVGRSGAPGTGFHLADAPLLVVDNTDETVAANRAAHQLMGFIPPPDATFTMLFHAEDRMEVATFLVSMSEASGMRVWAEARLLTPSGAVECSMTGTVDPSTDLAHITLKPVDG; this comes from the coding sequence ATGGCCAGATCCGAGGACAGCATCGATGTGGTCCTGCTCGATGACGAGCCGGGAGATCGCGCGCTCATCCTGGCCCTGCTCGAGGACAGCGCGGTCAAGGTGACGGCGGCCCACGACGCGTTGGCGGGACTGCTGGAGGGGCTGGACCGCATGCTGGCGCCACCCGACGTCCTGCTGGTCGACCTGAACCTGCCCGACAGCACCGGCATCGGCACCGTCGAGTCGCTGCGCACCGCCCACCCGCGGATCCCGCTGGTGGTCGTGACCGGCGATCGCCTCGCGGCCCGGGACGCCATCGTCGCCGGAGCCGACGACGTCGTCCTGAAGGACGCCCTCGAGACCGACCTGGAGCGCGCCGTCGTGCACAGCCGCCAACGCGCCGTCGGCCGTTCGGGCGCCCCGGGGACGGGCTTCCACCTGGCCGACGCCCCCCTCCTCGTCGTCGACAACACCGACGAGACGGTGGCCGCCAACCGCGCGGCGCATCAGCTGATGGGGTTCATCCCCCCGCCGGACGCCACGTTCACCATGCTGTTCCACGCAGAGGACCGGATGGAGGTCGCGACGTTCCTGGTCTCGATGTCGGAGGCGTCGGGGATGCGCGTCTGGGCGGAGGCGCGGCTGCTGACGCCGTCGGGGGCGGTCGAGTGCAGCATGACCGGCACCGTCGACCCCTCCACCGACCTCGCACACATCACCCTCAAGCCGGTCGACGGCTGA